The proteins below come from a single Caenibius sp. WL genomic window:
- a CDS encoding recombinase RecT encodes MNTARSRAIANESAQIEASQSRAIAAREENRRPRNALEAMAQRLNISAAGLKNTLSSTVFSACRSEEEFMALIVVANEYGLNPMLKEIYAFPAKGSGIVPMVSVDGWIRIMNEHPAFDGIEFEYTNDEDGNTEAIESIIYRKDRAHPIKTIEYMDECERNTDPWKKSPRRMLRHRALMQGARIAFGFSGIAAEGDEEELGQVIDITPQQPKSLPTQAQLAAEQGDQAARVDETTGEVFETDERGMSQVDEETARALDAGEQQTYHPDATYTGAKPANAEAGETWFNPDDGNLRYAHQTAHGIKWYLKPQQPSEAEIAEQTAKDIDGPLDDKPAEDAPAWQPHVDRIRNLIADAQDRKALNAADSEFVKISVGLPDDVADQIEGELREARRALAAGNGEG; translated from the coding sequence ATGAATACCGCTCGCAGCCGCGCCATCGCCAACGAGAGCGCGCAGATCGAAGCCAGCCAGTCACGCGCCATCGCCGCGCGCGAAGAGAACCGCAGGCCGCGCAATGCGCTTGAAGCGATGGCCCAGCGCCTCAACATCTCTGCTGCCGGATTGAAGAACACGCTGAGTTCGACTGTGTTCAGTGCTTGCCGCTCGGAAGAAGAGTTCATGGCGCTGATCGTCGTGGCGAACGAGTACGGCCTGAATCCGATGCTGAAGGAAATCTATGCCTTCCCAGCGAAGGGAAGCGGCATCGTCCCTATGGTTTCGGTCGATGGCTGGATTCGCATTATGAATGAGCATCCTGCCTTCGACGGGATCGAGTTCGAATACACGAACGACGAAGACGGCAATACCGAGGCGATCGAATCCATCATCTATCGCAAGGATCGCGCCCATCCGATCAAGACGATCGAATACATGGACGAATGTGAGCGCAACACTGATCCGTGGAAGAAGTCTCCACGCCGAATGCTGCGCCATCGTGCACTGATGCAGGGCGCGCGAATTGCGTTCGGCTTCTCTGGCATCGCTGCAGAAGGCGATGAGGAAGAGTTGGGCCAGGTAATCGATATTACGCCGCAACAACCGAAATCGCTGCCGACTCAGGCGCAATTGGCAGCAGAGCAGGGGGATCAGGCTGCACGCGTCGATGAAACGACCGGCGAGGTGTTCGAAACTGACGAGCGCGGCATGTCGCAGGTCGATGAGGAAACTGCACGCGCTCTGGATGCAGGCGAACAGCAAACCTATCACCCCGACGCCACATACACCGGTGCGAAGCCTGCGAACGCCGAGGCTGGCGAGACGTGGTTCAACCCGGACGATGGCAACTTGCGCTACGCCCATCAGACGGCGCACGGCATCAAGTGGTATCTCAAGCCGCAGCAGCCCAGCGAAGCGGAGATCGCCGAGCAGACCGCGAAGGACATCGACGGGCCGCTGGACGATAAACCCGCCGAGGATGCCCCGGCATGGCAACCGCATGTCGACCGAATCCGCAATCTGATCGCCGACGCGCAGGACAGGAAGGCCCTGAACGCGGCCGACAGCGAATTCGTGAAGATCAGTGTTGGCCTGCCGGATGATGTTGCCGATCAGATCGAAGGCGAGCTTCGCGAAGCACGCCGGGCCCTTGCTGCCGGAAACGGGGAGGGCTGA
- a CDS encoding response regulator — protein sequence MIRILLAEDDDAMRNYLALALENSGYEVDAVGTGLDAVPLLEDSDYDLLLSDIVMPGMDGIELAQRCAEISPRTNIIFITGFAAVAMRGSREQPYSKILSKPFHLRELVREIEALFDTQISIKV from the coding sequence ATGATCCGTATTCTCCTCGCCGAAGACGATGACGCGATGCGCAACTATCTGGCCCTTGCGCTCGAAAATTCGGGCTATGAGGTGGACGCCGTGGGTACCGGCCTCGATGCGGTGCCGCTGCTGGAAGACAGCGATTACGATCTGCTGCTCTCCGATATCGTCATGCCCGGCATGGACGGGATCGAGCTGGCCCAGCGCTGCGCCGAAATCTCGCCGCGCACCAACATCATTTTCATCACCGGTTTCGCCGCCGTGGCCATGCGTGGCAGCCGCGAACAGCCGTATAGCAAGATCCTCTCAAAGCCGTTTCACCTGCGCGAACTGGTGCGCGAGATAGAGGCTCTGTTCGACACCCAGATCAGCATCAAAGTCTGA
- a CDS encoding SapC family protein, producing MASAPQASLPLFYNDLMPLNSRDHGTWHARAADKASWLAGQHAIPLTVEEFPMTQRHFPIVFSSGDTPVPLALMGLNEGVNAFVGDDGTVEEGLYLPAYARRYPFLLAKLSRESEELSLCFDPSSGLVGEFKEGNALFEDGQPSEVTQEMLTFCQRFEEAGARTGAFIKELQENDLLMEGEVAIRQEGAEDKPFVYRGFQMINEEKLREVRGDKLRTWNRNGFLPLVYAHLFSLDLIRAVFSRQVAQGKGPQLPA from the coding sequence ATGGCCAGCGCGCCGCAAGCTTCCCTGCCCCTGTTTTACAACGACCTCATGCCGCTCAACAGCCGCGACCACGGCACGTGGCATGCCCGCGCCGCCGACAAGGCTTCCTGGCTCGCCGGCCAGCACGCGATTCCGCTGACGGTCGAAGAATTCCCGATGACGCAGCGCCATTTCCCGATCGTGTTCAGCAGCGGCGACACCCCCGTTCCGCTGGCGCTGATGGGCCTGAACGAAGGCGTGAACGCCTTTGTCGGCGATGACGGCACGGTGGAAGAAGGGCTCTACCTGCCCGCTTATGCCCGCCGCTATCCTTTCCTGCTCGCCAAGCTGAGCCGCGAAAGCGAAGAACTCTCGCTGTGCTTCGATCCGTCGAGCGGCCTCGTCGGCGAATTCAAGGAAGGCAACGCCCTGTTCGAAGACGGCCAGCCCAGCGAAGTGACACAGGAAATGCTGACGTTCTGCCAGCGCTTCGAAGAAGCCGGCGCACGCACGGGCGCGTTCATCAAGGAACTGCAGGAAAACGATCTGCTGATGGAAGGCGAAGTCGCGATCCGTCAGGAAGGCGCGGAAGACAAGCCGTTCGTCTATCGCGGGTTCCAGATGATCAACGAGGAAAAGCTGCGTGAAGTGCGCGGCGACAAGCTGCGCACCTGGAACCGCAACGGCTTCCTGCCTCTGGTCTATGCCCACCTGTTTTCGCTCGATCTGATCCGTGCGGTGTTCTCGCGCCAGGTGGCGCAAGGCAAGGGTCCGCAGCTTCCGGCCTGA
- a CDS encoding N-formylglutamate amidohydrolase — protein sequence MERTTRTRGDSQPETGGKIPGSDGHAAFSLDAREPSLLPILLAVPHAGQVYPSSLLAMMRDPRRNAVRLEDRHIDRVARYAAAETGAGLLVAHAPRAMIDLNRSPDDVDHDMIRYGRDSAPRRTPPGWRTRNGLGLVPRRLPDVGELWTGQLGEADLAARLDGIHTPYHEALGAVLRRMRDRWGMALLLDIHSMPPLTPRPAGTPAPVCVLGDRFGASCDAGLANAAQEHLRDAGLTVAANRPYAGGYVLDRHAAPRQGIHALQIEFCRSLYLDSRLMEPTEGVAATGAILAGLIRRLSDEVALIGQGRRWDLAAE from the coding sequence ATGGAGCGCACGACGCGGACGAGGGGCGATTCGCAGCCCGAAACAGGCGGAAAAATTCCGGGCAGCGATGGCCATGCGGCCTTTTCGCTCGACGCGCGGGAGCCTTCGCTTCTGCCGATATTGCTCGCCGTGCCGCATGCCGGGCAGGTCTATCCTTCTTCCTTGCTGGCGATGATGCGCGATCCCCGGCGCAACGCGGTGCGGCTGGAAGATCGCCATATCGATCGGGTTGCCCGGTATGCGGCGGCGGAAACCGGGGCGGGGCTGCTGGTCGCCCACGCGCCGCGTGCGATGATCGATCTGAACCGGTCGCCCGACGATGTCGATCACGACATGATCCGATATGGACGCGATTCCGCGCCGCGCCGCACGCCGCCCGGCTGGCGCACGCGCAACGGCCTCGGGCTGGTGCCACGCCGCTTGCCGGATGTGGGGGAATTGTGGACCGGCCAACTGGGGGAAGCCGATCTGGCCGCGCGACTCGACGGGATACACACCCCCTATCATGAGGCGCTGGGCGCGGTTCTGCGCCGGATGCGCGATCGCTGGGGGATGGCGCTGCTGCTCGACATTCATTCGATGCCGCCGCTGACCCCGCGCCCGGCAGGAACGCCCGCGCCGGTCTGCGTGCTGGGGGACCGCTTCGGAGCAAGCTGCGATGCCGGGCTGGCCAACGCCGCGCAGGAACATCTGCGCGATGCCGGGCTGACGGTTGCCGCCAACCGCCCTTATGCCGGGGGCTATGTGCTCGACCGTCATGCCGCGCCGCGCCAGGGCATTCACGCATTGCAGATAGAATTCTGCCGTTCGCTCTATCTCGATTCCCGACTCATGGAGCCGACGGAGGGGGTGGCTGCGACAGGCGCTATTCTCGCTGGCCTGATCCGGCGGCTGAGCGATGAGGTGGCTCTGATCGGGCAGGGGCGGCGCTGGGATCTGGCGGCGGAATAG
- a CDS encoding DUF2188 domain-containing protein — MSVGPFIVWSPDGQSNPSKQHTSHKAACHAAWEMAKANPGTEFFIMQRKGKSALVPADAAQDAESANV; from the coding sequence ATGTCGGTCGGTCCGTTCATCGTCTGGTCGCCCGATGGCCAGAGCAACCCGTCGAAGCAGCACACCAGCCACAAGGCGGCGTGTCACGCGGCTTGGGAGATGGCCAAGGCCAACCCGGGCACCGAGTTCTTCATCATGCAGCGCAAGGGAAAGTCTGCGCTAGTGCCTGCGGATGCCGCTCAAGATGCGGAGTCAGCGAATGTCTGA
- a CDS encoding UvrD-helicase domain-containing protein: MNPALPGESEPPYLAGLNPPQREAVLTTEGPVLMLAGAGTGKTAALTTRLAHLVATRRAWPSEILCVTFTNRAAREMRERVGHLIGPAVEGMPWLGTFHAVCAKMLRRHAELAGLQSNYTIIDTDDQLRLLRQLIVEQGLDEKRWPARQLAGLIDRWKNRGLNPDDLDALDNEAYADGRGQQFYTLYQARLKALNACDFGDLMLHILNVFRQHRDVLEHYQQRFKYIMVDEYQDTNAVQYLWLRLLAQARKNICVVGDDDQSIYSWRGAEVANILRFEKDFPGAKVIRLEQNYRSTPDILGAASGLIGENSQRLGKTLWTEASGGDKVRVVGVWDAPEEARRIGDEIERLEREGAPLDRVAILVRAQYQTREFEDRFIQIGLPYKIIGGFRFYERAEIRDALAYLRVIAQPQDDLALERIYNQPKRGLGAKALETMHRKARELDQPLFVGMSALAEGSDLPARARNTLAALVGDFARWREQSETLSPAELLRLVVEESGYTAMLQADHSPESAGRLENLSELARAMEDYPTLGDFLEHVSLVMDNDAASDGEKITIMTIHAAKGLEFDHVFLPGWEDGVFPSQRALDEGGLASLEEERRLAYVAITRARRRCTIYYAANRRIYGQWTSSIPSRFIAELPDDHTDQETTLSGGASLWRANWSEHDDPFAHVARDRPDRAQTRGPGWQRAAAAPFDPAPRPVKESTRSAASFAARPRTDITIGMRVFHEKFGYGEVTGQEGNKLEVAFENAGTKRVLDSFVSLPE, translated from the coding sequence TTGAATCCCGCTCTCCCCGGCGAGAGCGAGCCGCCCTATCTCGCAGGGCTCAACCCGCCGCAGCGCGAAGCCGTGCTGACGACCGAAGGCCCGGTGCTGATGCTGGCTGGCGCGGGCACCGGGAAAACCGCCGCGCTGACGACTCGCCTCGCCCATCTCGTCGCCACGCGGCGCGCGTGGCCGAGCGAAATCCTCTGTGTCACGTTCACCAACCGCGCGGCGCGGGAAATGCGTGAACGCGTGGGGCACCTGATCGGCCCGGCGGTGGAGGGGATGCCCTGGCTGGGCACGTTCCATGCGGTGTGCGCCAAGATGTTGCGCCGCCACGCCGAACTGGCCGGGCTGCAAAGCAATTACACCATTATCGATACCGACGATCAGCTCCGCCTGCTGCGCCAGTTGATCGTCGAACAAGGGCTGGACGAAAAGCGCTGGCCCGCCCGCCAGCTCGCCGGGCTGATCGACAGGTGGAAGAACCGCGGCCTCAATCCCGACGATCTCGATGCATTGGACAACGAAGCTTATGCCGATGGCCGGGGGCAGCAGTTCTACACGCTCTATCAGGCCCGCCTGAAAGCGTTGAACGCCTGCGATTTCGGCGATCTCATGCTGCACATCCTGAACGTTTTCCGCCAGCATCGCGATGTGCTGGAGCACTATCAGCAGCGCTTCAAATATATCATGGTGGACGAATATCAGGACACCAACGCGGTTCAGTATCTCTGGCTGCGGTTGCTGGCGCAGGCGCGCAAGAACATCTGCGTGGTGGGGGACGACGATCAGTCGATCTATTCATGGCGCGGCGCGGAAGTCGCCAATATCCTGCGGTTCGAAAAGGATTTTCCCGGCGCGAAAGTGATCCGCCTGGAACAGAATTATCGCTCCACCCCGGATATCCTCGGCGCGGCATCGGGGTTGATCGGCGAAAACAGCCAGCGCCTCGGCAAGACCTTGTGGACCGAGGCATCGGGCGGCGACAAGGTCCGCGTCGTCGGCGTGTGGGATGCGCCCGAAGAAGCCCGCCGGATCGGGGACGAGATCGAACGGCTCGAACGCGAAGGCGCCCCGCTCGATCGCGTGGCGATCCTCGTGCGGGCCCAGTACCAGACCCGCGAATTCGAAGACCGCTTCATCCAGATCGGTCTGCCCTATAAGATCATTGGCGGGTTCCGCTTCTACGAACGGGCCGAAATCCGCGATGCGCTGGCCTATCTGCGCGTCATTGCCCAGCCGCAGGACGATCTGGCGCTGGAACGCATTTACAACCAGCCCAAGCGCGGCCTGGGGGCCAAGGCGCTGGAAACGATGCACCGCAAGGCCCGCGAACTGGATCAGCCGCTGTTCGTGGGGATGAGCGCGCTGGCCGAAGGCAGCGATCTGCCCGCCCGCGCGCGCAACACGCTGGCCGCGCTGGTCGGCGATTTCGCGCGCTGGCGCGAACAGAGCGAAACGCTGAGCCCGGCCGAACTGCTGCGGCTGGTGGTGGAAGAATCCGGCTACACCGCGATGCTGCAGGCGGACCATTCCCCCGAAAGCGCCGGGCGGCTGGAAAACCTGTCCGAACTGGCGCGGGCGATGGAAGACTATCCCACGCTGGGCGATTTCCTCGAACATGTCAGCCTGGTGATGGACAACGATGCCGCCAGCGACGGCGAGAAGATCACCATCATGACAATTCACGCCGCCAAGGGCCTGGAATTCGATCATGTTTTCCTGCCCGGCTGGGAAGATGGCGTGTTCCCTTCCCAGCGCGCGCTCGACGAAGGCGGCCTTGCCAGCCTGGAGGAGGAACGCCGCCTCGCCTATGTCGCGATCACTCGCGCACGGCGGCGCTGCACGATCTACTATGCCGCCAACCGGCGAATTTACGGCCAGTGGACCAGTTCCATTCCCAGCCGCTTCATTGCCGAACTGCCCGACGATCACACCGATCAGGAAACCACGCTGAGCGGCGGTGCATCGCTATGGCGCGCCAACTGGTCGGAGCATGACGATCCTTTCGCCCATGTCGCCCGCGACCGGCCCGACCGCGCCCAGACTCGCGGCCCCGGCTGGCAGCGCGCGGCCGCCGCACCATTCGATCCGGCCCCGCGCCCGGTGAAGGAATCGACCCGCAGCGCCGCCAGTTTCGCCGCCAGGCCGCGCACCGACATCACCATCGGCATGCGCGTCTTCCACGAGAAGTTCGGTTACGGCGAAGTCACCGGGCAGGAAGGCAACAAGCTCGAAGTCGCGTTTGAAAACGCCGGGACCAAGCGCGTGCTCGACAGTTTCGTTTCCCTGCCGGAATAA
- a CDS encoding FAD-binding oxidoreductase — MGHIMQTHAHDTPEQTAFLEEAAHLLGPRGLTRDPELIEPWLTDWRGHYTGAALALASPASTEDVSALVRLCARHGIAIVPQGGNSGMCGGATPDASGQQVILSLRRMNAIRALDAEAMQITCDAGVVLQTLHEAVAAQGLRFPLTLGGKGSATVGGLISTNAGGTQVLRHGTMRAQVLGLEAVLADGSRFDALAPLKKDNRGFDLKQLLIGSEGTLGIVTAATLRLAPALGGRAVLWAGVASLQQARALLLHCEARAGTAMEGFEIIPAYSLAAVLHHLPGSRAPLDTEHVWHVLIELAAPLGAADALPAQAEDLLTSAFAAGLIENATIAASESQAEAFWLLRESISAAERARGPAVQHDISVAVERMPAFIDFVMPEVEARFPGTRAIAYGHLGDGNVHLHILAPAGAVPGEWQQTTGKKISALIYDCVVAWDGSISAEHGIGQAKLAELARLTDPVRLHMMQAVKKALDPSNLLNPGKLVPLAPVRSTP, encoded by the coding sequence ATGGGGCACATCATGCAGACCCATGCCCACGACACGCCCGAACAGACCGCTTTCCTTGAAGAAGCGGCGCACCTGCTGGGCCCGCGCGGCCTGACCCGTGATCCGGAACTGATTGAGCCCTGGCTGACCGACTGGCGCGGCCATTATACCGGCGCCGCGCTGGCGCTCGCCTCGCCGGCCTCGACCGAAGACGTCAGCGCTCTTGTCCGGCTGTGCGCGCGCCATGGCATCGCCATCGTGCCGCAGGGCGGCAACAGCGGCATGTGCGGCGGCGCGACACCGGATGCGAGCGGGCAGCAGGTGATTCTCTCGCTCCGCCGGATGAACGCGATCCGCGCTCTCGATGCCGAAGCGATGCAGATCACCTGCGATGCGGGCGTGGTGTTGCAAACGCTGCACGAAGCGGTTGCGGCGCAGGGCCTGCGCTTTCCGCTCACGCTCGGCGGCAAAGGCTCGGCGACGGTGGGCGGGCTGATTTCCACCAATGCGGGCGGCACGCAGGTGCTGCGCCACGGCACCATGCGCGCGCAGGTTCTGGGGCTGGAAGCGGTGCTGGCCGACGGCAGCCGGTTCGATGCGCTGGCGCCGCTGAAAAAGGACAATCGCGGGTTCGATCTCAAGCAATTGCTGATCGGTTCGGAAGGCACGCTGGGCATCGTCACCGCCGCGACATTGCGTCTTGCCCCCGCGCTGGGCGGGCGGGCGGTGCTCTGGGCCGGGGTCGCGTCGCTGCAACAGGCCCGCGCGCTGCTGCTCCATTGCGAAGCGCGGGCGGGCACGGCGATGGAAGGGTTCGAAATCATTCCCGCCTACAGTCTGGCCGCCGTTCTCCATCACCTGCCCGGCAGCCGGGCCCCGCTCGATACGGAACACGTCTGGCATGTGCTGATCGAACTGGCCGCCCCGTTGGGCGCGGCGGACGCGCTGCCAGCACAGGCGGAAGACCTGCTCACATCCGCGTTCGCGGCGGGGCTGATCGAAAACGCCACGATCGCCGCCAGCGAATCGCAGGCCGAAGCCTTCTGGCTGCTGCGCGAATCGATTTCCGCGGCGGAGCGGGCGCGCGGCCCCGCCGTCCAGCATGACATATCCGTGGCGGTGGAACGCATGCCCGCGTTCATCGATTTCGTCATGCCCGAAGTCGAAGCGCGCTTCCCCGGCACCCGGGCGATCGCTTACGGCCATCTCGGCGATGGCAATGTCCATCTCCATATTCTCGCTCCGGCGGGGGCGGTTCCGGGCGAATGGCAACAGACCACCGGCAAGAAGATCAGTGCCTTGATCTACGATTGCGTGGTCGCCTGGGATGGGTCGATCAGCGCCGAACACGGGATCGGGCAGGCGAAGCTGGCGGAACTGGCCCGGCTGACCGATCCGGTCCGCCTGCACATGATGCAGGCGGTGAAGAAAGCTCTGGATCCGTCCAATCTGCTCAATCCCGGCAAGCTTGTGCCGCTTGCACCCGTCCGTTCGACGCCTTAA
- a CDS encoding tyrosine-type recombinase/integrase yields MANHRATPSEQETYGVADAMADYWIEHGQHLPSADPIKARLALFNRFRVIEQGAGRMPQPLLPDHLDDRMMDRFRKWGIADPIVARKKDANGNWVEGKKRQRAASTVEESVIQLKAALNFAYKARRTRYVPPLAHKSRDQVSVQRTFRLSVAGLGELLDYSIRGAGNYAGHADRLLPLRRYVIAAICTLARPDAIFDMSVAPQREQWMQNAGLFALNYAGRVQTKKVRPIVPVVGLLQSWLEATDEWFVCKERTKFDSEQKVDVVEQIGVGGIRSAWDGARDQLGIPEGFGPKLIRHSMSTILANRGVDLVQLEIALGHRPLKKTTSRYAIFDPSYLNTIKSGIEDVVADLTKAAGPAIHPKLTQKDANVAVLRA; encoded by the coding sequence TTGGCTAACCATCGAGCGACGCCAAGCGAACAAGAAACCTACGGCGTAGCCGATGCCATGGCAGACTATTGGATCGAGCACGGCCAACATCTCCCCAGCGCAGATCCGATCAAGGCCCGCCTGGCATTGTTCAACCGCTTTCGCGTGATCGAACAGGGCGCCGGCAGGATGCCGCAGCCACTTTTGCCGGACCATTTGGACGATCGAATGATGGATCGTTTCCGCAAGTGGGGCATCGCAGATCCGATTGTCGCCCGGAAAAAGGATGCCAACGGCAATTGGGTCGAGGGAAAGAAGCGACAGCGCGCCGCATCGACCGTGGAAGAAAGCGTCATTCAGCTTAAGGCGGCACTCAACTTTGCCTACAAGGCTCGCCGAACCCGCTATGTGCCTCCGTTGGCTCATAAGTCGCGCGACCAAGTCTCAGTTCAACGGACCTTCCGCCTGTCCGTCGCGGGTCTTGGAGAGTTGCTGGACTACAGCATCCGCGGCGCCGGAAACTATGCTGGCCATGCGGATAGACTACTGCCGCTCCGTCGCTATGTCATTGCGGCCATCTGCACGCTCGCACGCCCAGACGCTATCTTCGATATGAGCGTGGCGCCTCAGCGTGAGCAATGGATGCAGAACGCAGGACTGTTTGCTTTGAACTACGCTGGCCGCGTCCAGACGAAGAAGGTGAGGCCAATTGTCCCTGTCGTTGGCCTGCTACAGTCATGGCTTGAGGCGACCGACGAATGGTTCGTCTGCAAGGAGCGGACCAAGTTCGACTCTGAGCAAAAGGTCGATGTCGTCGAACAGATTGGTGTGGGCGGGATTCGCTCAGCCTGGGACGGTGCGCGGGACCAACTTGGCATCCCGGAGGGTTTTGGGCCGAAACTGATTCGCCACAGCATGTCGACCATCCTGGCAAACCGCGGCGTGGATCTCGTCCAGTTGGAAATCGCACTCGGGCACCGGCCGCTCAAGAAGACAACAAGCCGCTACGCCATCTTCGATCCATCATACCTGAACACGATCAAGAGCGGCATTGAAGACGTGGTGGCAGACCTGACCAAGGCTGCCGGGCCAGCAATTCACCCAAAACTCACGCAAAAGGACGCGAACGTTGCCGTACTACGAGCATGA
- a CDS encoding DEAD/DEAH box helicase has protein sequence MKFADLGLSDELLQVVEASGYSEPTPIQAQAIPQVQMMKDLIAIAQTGTGKTASFVLPMIDILSHGRRRALMPRSLILEPTRELAVQVAENFEKYGKNHDLKMALLIGGVQMGDQVKALNDGVDVLIATPGRLMDLFERGKILLTGCDLLVIDEADRMLDMGFIPDIETICSKLPANRQTLLFSATMPAPIKKLADKFLTNPKYIEVARPATANINITQHKVFVQARRKREALRALLRSDNVTTAIVFANRKTTVRELAKSLKRHGFAAGEIHGDMDQPARLAELDLFKSGAVNILVASDVAARGLDIKGVSHVFNFDTPWHPDDYVHRIGRTGRGGASGRAFTFVTSEDAEAIANVEKLTGMTIPVHEMAVEDEAPKEDRAREDRSREDRPRRARTERVSDEEPAPAPRRREREERKPRGERKPERQRDRYRDDAPDDGGWNGPIPAFLSVTLG, from the coding sequence ATGAAATTTGCCGATCTCGGCCTGTCTGATGAATTGCTGCAAGTGGTCGAAGCATCCGGCTACTCCGAGCCGACCCCGATTCAAGCTCAGGCAATCCCTCAGGTCCAGATGATGAAGGACCTCATTGCCATCGCGCAGACGGGCACCGGCAAGACCGCGAGCTTCGTCCTGCCGATGATCGATATCCTGTCGCATGGCCGCCGCCGTGCGCTGATGCCGCGCTCGCTGATTCTGGAGCCGACGCGCGAACTGGCCGTGCAGGTCGCCGAGAATTTCGAGAAGTACGGCAAGAACCACGATCTCAAAATGGCGCTGCTGATCGGCGGCGTGCAGATGGGCGATCAGGTCAAGGCGCTGAACGATGGCGTCGATGTGCTGATCGCCACCCCCGGCCGCCTGATGGATTTGTTCGAACGGGGCAAGATCCTGCTGACCGGCTGCGATCTTCTGGTGATCGACGAAGCGGACCGGATGCTCGACATGGGATTCATTCCCGATATCGAAACGATCTGTTCCAAGCTGCCCGCGAACCGGCAGACGCTGCTGTTTTCGGCAACGATGCCCGCGCCGATCAAGAAGCTGGCCGACAAGTTCCTCACCAATCCGAAATATATCGAAGTCGCCCGCCCGGCGACGGCGAATATCAACATCACCCAGCACAAGGTGTTTGTGCAGGCGCGGCGCAAGCGTGAAGCGCTGCGCGCGCTGCTGCGCAGCGACAATGTGACCACCGCCATCGTCTTCGCCAATCGCAAGACGACGGTGCGCGAACTGGCCAAGAGTCTGAAGCGCCATGGCTTTGCCGCCGGGGAGATCCATGGCGATATGGATCAGCCCGCGCGGCTGGCGGAGCTTGACCTGTTCAAGAGCGGTGCGGTCAACATCCTCGTCGCGTCCGATGTCGCCGCGCGCGGGCTCGACATCAAGGGTGTCAGCCACGTGTTCAATTTCGACACGCCGTGGCATCCCGATGATTACGTTCACCGTATCGGCCGTACGGGCCGGGGCGGGGCATCCGGGCGCGCCTTCACGTTCGTGACCAGCGAAGACGCCGAAGCCATCGCCAATGTCGAAAAGCTTACCGGGATGACCATTCCGGTGCACGAAATGGCGGTCGAGGACGAAGCGCCCAAGGAAGACAGGGCCCGGGAAGACCGGTCCAGGGAAGATAGGCCTCGCCGTGCCCGCACGGAACGGGTGAGCGATGAAGAACCTGCGCCCGCCCCCCGGCGGCGAGAGCGGGAAGAGCGCAAGCCCCGTGGCGAACGCAAACCCGAACGCCAGCGCGACCGCTATCGCGACGACGCGCCGGATGATGGCGGCTGGAACGGCCCGATCCCCGCATTCCTGAGCGTGACGCTGGGTTGA